In the Orcinus orca chromosome 19, mOrcOrc1.1, whole genome shotgun sequence genome, TCAGCCATGAGGGTAGCATGGCCTTGGCCTTCAGCAGGCCTTGTCCCTGCCTTGGGGGGACACTTATTCAGTGCAGGCTCCCTGGAGAGATCCAGGCTCACAGACTGCAGTGGGTGTGGGAGCCTTTCTTAGCTCAGCCCTTAGCCCCCCTCCCGGCTCCCTCTCCACTCCTGATAAGAGATGGCAGTGGGGGCCTGGGCAGAGGCCTGCTCGCGAGGGCAGGGGACACCGGCAGCCATCAGGATGGTGGGGTCTTTCCTTCTGCAGGCCTGGGCTGGAGTGGGCCTCCTTGCCACCGGAAAGTCTGCCCAGCTCCCTGTGGCCTCCCTGGGCTGGAGTGGGGAAAGTGAGGGCTGTCTTTGGAGAAAGAAGTGGAAAAGAAACAAGACGGTCTGGCCCtgcctctctcacttcctcctttCCAGGCAGTGGGTAGCTTGCCTTCCCTTTCCTGCAGGCGTCAGGAGGCTTTGTGGGGTGTGGGCTGGGCTTGGGGCTCCCTGCTGGCGTGGTGTTTGCCCAGTTGCCCTGGCAACCGTAGGGCAGTGGTGGAGAGTGACATTCAGTGACCAGAGGACATTATACAGGGATCAAGAGGTCGAGACCCATCTTTCCCATGAGCCCGTTGGAATCTTTTGCCACTTCCTGGGGCCCTTTGGTCCATGGTCCACATGGGGGCCTGGACGCAAGGTCTTGGGACCCAGCAGGTCCCTCCACCCCTTTCCTCGTTCTCCCTGGGACTGGAGTTCTGAGATCTCTGCCTTGGCTCCAGCCAGCCCCCCCTGCCATTACCCTTCTTCCTGTCtgattccctttcctttcctgtctcctcctcccacctcctccctgcgCCTGCCcgcccattctctctctcttcccccctccccccaggcacAGCTGCTGTTTGGCTCACTCTATATATAGCGGCATTTTCAGGGTAATTACAATAAAACTGTTGAAAGGAGATAATCCAGCAAAGGAAGCGAGTCTgactcccagccccctcctgtcCCTGGTTTGGTGCAGCCCTGCACCCCCCCTTTTCCTGCGGTCtcctgctcccaccccaccccgtaTTCCCATAGCCTCTCCTGCCTGCCCCATCTGCCCTAGCTGAGTGTGGGGCAGAGAAAAGGGGAACAGATAGGGATGCCCAGAGGCTCTCCACAGGCCTCTCCTGGGCTTAGTGAGGTCCCTGGCTGCTAGCCACGTTAGTTCTAGAACTAAcgtctgtgcctcggtttctccTGTAGTATATAGGCCTCTTGGCGGGGATTGTGTGGTGttgagaggtgggggaggaggcacAGGAAGGACGGTGGTTAAAAGTAtaggatttggggcttccctggtggcgcagtggttgggagtctgcctgccgacgcgggggacacgggttcgtgccccggtccgggaagatcccacatgccgcggagcggctgggcccgtgagccgtggccgctgagcctgcgcgtctggagcctgtgctccgcaacgggagaggccacaacagtgagatgcctgcgtaccacaaaaaaacaaacaaacaaacaaaaaagtatagGGTTTGGAATCACATCTTGGTTCATTGATCACCTGGCTGTATGTCTTTGGTCATGTTACTTAcacctctctaaacctcagtttccttatcactAAAGTAACTCACATAAAATGCCCAGTGGCCTTAACTATCAATGACGATATTCTTCGTTGAACACTCGTGATATTCCAGGTACCCTGCTTTGCTTAtgcatgttttctctcttttttctttttttaataaatttatttatttaattttggctgtgttgggtctccgttgctgcatgcgagctttctctagttgcggtgagcaggggctactcttcattgcagtgtgcgggcttctcattgcggtggcttctcttgttgcggagcacaggctctaggcacgcgggcttcagtagttgtggcgcacgggcttagttgctctgcggcatgtgggattttcccggaccagggctcgaacccgtgtgccctgcatcgacaggtggattcttaaccactgcgccaccagggaagccctgcacgtTTTCTTAGTGAAGTTCATGGCTTCGATCTCATCTATTTAAGGCAGAAGGTTGTATCCACAGAGCAGAGGGATttgactccccctcccccattctctTTGGGTCTAGTAGTCCTGCCTGGTAGCTTTCTGGGCCCCAGGCATAGCAGCCAGGGCCCGGTGGGGTCTGGGATGGCCCACCGACCCCTTCCTGTCTCTTCTCCCCGCAGTGGAGGTGAAGCCGGTGCTGCCAGGAGCCATGCCCAGCTccatggggggcgggggaggaggcaGCCCCAGCCCTGTGGAGCTGCGGGGTGCGCTGGCAGGCCCCGTGGACCCCGCGCTGCGGGAGCAGCAGCTACAACAGGAGCTCCTGGCGctcaagcagcagcagcagctgcagaaGCAGCTCCTGTTCGCTGAGTTCCAGAAACAGCACGACCACCTGACCCGGCAGCATGAGGTCCAGCTGCAGAAGCACCTCAAGGTGAGCGAGGGAgggcgcgggggtggggggccaCCCAGACCTCTGACCCCCGCCCGGACCCGGCTCACCCAGCCTCGCTCCCCCTGCgcccctgcagcagcagcaggagatgCTGGCAGCCAAGAGGCAGCAGGAGCTGGAGCAGCAGCGGCAGCGGGAGCAGCAACGGCAGGAGGAGCTGGAGAAGCAGCGGCTGGAGCAGCAGCTGCTCATCCTGCGAAACAAGGAGAAGAGCAAAGAGAGTAAGGCCTGGGGCCGCCCGGGGCCAGCTGGGACTCCTGCCCCGCCCCACGCCTCCCAGCTGTGGGGACCTGGCCCCAAGCTCCCGGGTCAGCTGTGCCCTGTCCCGCAGGTGCCATCGCCAGCACCGAGGTGAAGCTGAGGCTCCAGGAATTCCTCCTGTCGAAGTCAAAGGAGCCCACACCAGGCGGCCTCAACCATTCCCTCCCACAGCATCCCAAATGCTGGTAATGGCCCTCGGCAGGCACGGGTTGCACAGGTGTCCTGCTCAGGGGCTGCTTGGCTGCAGGATGGCAAGGGGCTCCTGGCCTGAAGCCATATAGGGGCCCTGTAACCTCTCCTAGGAGATGAGACTCCCACCCCTGTTTGTCTCCTCGCTGCCCTCCCCAGGATCCATTTCCTATCCCCATACGCAGCGGATGTTTCATAAATGTAGATTGCTGGGTGGCCGGTCCAGCTGCCTGGGTGATAACCTACAtctgtttccatcccctccctccaccctgcaGGGGAGCCCACCATGCTTCTTTGGACCAGAGTTCCCCTCCCCAGAGCGGCCCCCCTGGGACGCCTCCCTCCTACAAACTGCCTTTGCTTGGGCCCTACGACAGCCGTGATGACTTCCCCCTCCGCAAAACAGGTGAGTGAGTACAACCTGGCCTCCCAGGGTATGGGTGGCGGGGTGGGCAGAGGTGGGAATGTGGAGGGGCCAGGCTAGGCCGCAGGTGTGTCcgtttgtgtgcgtgtgtctgaGCCCCGGctgccttctccccagcctcCGAACCCAACTTAAAAGTACGTTCGAGGCTAAAGCAGAAGGTGGCCGAGCGGAGAAGCAGTCCCCTCCTGCGTCGCAAGGACGGGACTGTCATTAGCACCTTTAAGAAGAGAGCTGTTGAGATCACAGGTGCCGGGCCTGGAGGTGAGGGCTCCTCTCCTGTCCCTGTTCTGAGGGCCGGGGAGTGGGGGGTGGCTCCGAGCAGGCCCAGGTGACAGCCACTTCTCCCGTAGCGGCAGCCGTGTGCAACAGCGCGCCAGGCTCCGGCCCCAGCTCTCCTAACAGCTCCCACAGCACCATCGCCGAGAATGGCTTTACTGGCTCAGTCCCCAACATCCCCACCGAGGTACAGGCCTGCCAAGGGCTGGGCGGGTGGGCCAGCGCTGCTTTCTGTCCCGTCCGGTCTGTCTGGCTGAGCGTGCCCAGCAGGGACGCTCTGCCTGCGTGGACAGGCTAGAGGGACCTATTGCCCCGAAGTGGGATCTGTCCCACGGGCCTCTGAATGGCTCTTATCTCTCAGTCCCCCCCAAGGTGGGGCTTGGTGCAGGAAGCGGGGCGCCATTCAGAGCCCTTAGCCTTGGCCCCAGGTGGCCCCCCTTTGCCTGCTCTCATGCTTGTCTCTCCCAACTGCTCCCCAGATGCTCCCCCAGCACCGGGCCCTCCCTCTGGACAGCTCCCCCAACCAGTTCAGCCTCTACACGTCTCCCTCTCTGCCCAACATCTCCCTAGGGCTGCAGGCCACGGTCACTGTCACCAACTCGCACCTCACCGTAAGTACGGGGCACATACCCTGTCCTCCCTCTGGTGTTGAGGTCTTCGGTCCTGGACGTCCCCGGCTGGGGCTGTTGTCCTCCCAGGGTCCTGATGGAGATCAGATGGCCCTCgcccagagctgggggtgggcagagggtaGGTGAGGGATGCTGGTCCAAAGTCGGCAGGACTGGGGGCAGTATAAACCCCTCCCTCATCTCCATCtcctctccccaggcctccccaAAGCTTTCGACGCAGCAGGAGGCCGAGAGGCAGGCCCTCCAGTCCCTGCGGCAGGGTGGTGCACTGACGGGCAAGTTCATGAGCACATCCTCTATCCCCAGCTGCCTGCTGGGCGTGGCACTGGAGGGCGACACCAGCCCCCACGGGCATGCCTCCCTGCTGCAGCATGTGCTGCTGCTGGAGCAGGCCCGGCAGCAGAGCACCCTCATTGCTGGTGAGTGGGCGGGCAGCTGTCCAAGGAGGGGGTGTCAGCCCccccccattctgagggctcaAGGAAGGACCAACTGCCAGGGAGAAGTAGCCAGGGATACTCACCAGCCCTGTCACAGCTCCCCTCCATGGCATCATTGATTTCTTCCATATTCTACAGACGTTATTGAGTACCTACAGCCGGCCAGGCACTGTTCCCGAACTCTGCCGTCGTAATGGAGCTCACATTCCagagcagtgctgtccagtagaaatataatacAAGCCGTATGTGTACTTTAAAGTGTTCTAGTGGCCacgttaaaaaatgtaaaaaggaacAGGTGAAATTAGTTTTAATAACATATACTTAACTCAGTATATCTAGGATACTATCATTTGAGCATGAAATGAATATGAAGAGTTagcaatgaaatattttactttgtttcataCCGTCTTTGAAACCTGGTGCGTATTTCACACTCAGAGCACATCTCAGTTGAGACAGGCCatgtttcaagtgctcagtagtcaCGTGTGGCTGGCAGCTATGGGATTGGACAGCGCGGCTTTGGACAGTCAGCCCATAAGTAGCTGGTGGCATCAGAAGAGGTTCTGCTTAAAAGACACGTGATCCTGGCCTCCAGGCTTCCCAGCTGGGTGGGATCCACGTCCATGATCAGGGAGGTCTTGCAGTTGGGGAGAACTAGTCATTGTTCATGCACACGGAGGGCCCGAGACTATACGTGCTCGTAAGTGAATCCAGGACGTCTTGCCGGAGGTGGTGGCTCTGAGCTGCGAAACTGTTCAGttgtggggaggaggaagaatgGGGTTCAGGTTTGGGGGCAGGGTGCTCCAGGCCCCTCGCGGGTTTCTCCTGAGTACGGAGGCGGCGCTGTTCCAGAAGGGGGAGAGTctcggggtgggagtgggagccTGGTGCCCTGACAGTGATGGTTACTCCCCTCCCTGCACCACCTCCACAGTGCCGCTCCACGGGCAGTCCCCGCTGGTGACGGGTGAGCGCGTGGCCACCAGCATGCGGACGGTGGGCAAGCTCCCTCGGCACCGGCCCCTGAGCCGCACTCAGTCCTCGCCGCTGCCCCAGagcccccaggccctgcagcAGCTGGTCATGCAGCAGCAGCACCAGCAGTTCCTAgagaagcagaagcagcagcagctgcagctggGCAAGGTGAGCCGGGAGAAGCAAACATCCGGGGCCGTGCTGGGGTCAGGACACAGAGGGTGCCGGGCTGGCAGGGGGCTGGCAGGGGGCTGACACCCAGGCCACTCCCCAGGCTGCATCAGAGGAGCCGCCTTGCCTTTTTCTGATTCACATCAAAGGTCTGTATGGGCTGGGCGGCTGTCTGccggggagagaggagggaaggatagAACCTCCTGGACCACAGGCTGCACAGCTGCGCCCCCTCCCAGCTGACGTGCCTCCTTGCTCTGCTCCTAGATCCTCACCAAGACTGGGGAGCTGCCACGGCAGCCCACCACCCACCCcgaggagacagaggaggagcTGACAGAGCAGCAGGAGgccttcctgggggagggggccctgGCCATACCCCGAGAAGGCTCCACGGAGAGTGAGAGCACACAGGAagacctggaggaggaggaagaggaggaggaggaggaggagggagaggaggaggaggaggaggaggaggaggaggaggaggaggactgCATCCAGGTCAAGGATGAGGAGGGCGAGAGTGGTGCTGAGGAGGGGCCCGACTTGGAGGAGTCCAGTGCTGGTTACAAAAAGGTGCCCCGTCCGCCCCAGCCCTTGATCACCACCCCTGCGTCCTCCCCGCTATCTTTCCAcctttacccttccctctccccagtctgCAGTTTCCAGGCTGTGCAGGAACAACTTTTTAAGAGTGAAAGGGGAGCAGGAAAGAGACAAGGGGCTGTGGAAGGGAGGGAGCTGCTTGTGTCAGTCTCACAGCTGTCTGTGCCCCGtctgccagcccctccctgcgTCTGTGACTGCCCCCGCCTGTctgcttcagtgtgtgtgtgtgtgtgtgtttgcgcgcgcgcgtgtgcacgtgtgcacgtgCACGTGGTCCGTGTATATCTGCGTTTCTGCCTGCGTAGGGCCGGTTGTGCGTCGGTCTCTGCGTGCGTGTGTACACACACGCCCCCGCTGTTACTACAGTCTGCCCTGGTGACTAGCACGCACTCCATTCATTGCGGACACAGCTGAGCCCTCCGGGCCTGACTCATCCCACCCCCTCTCACACCCCCGTCCCTCCCAGCCTCTTACCTCAATGCTACTCCGGTAGCATGACTCATCACGTCCCcccccccatctctccccatctcctcGGAGATGGAGATGAAGATGGCTAAGGCTGGAGTGTCTCCTGTccctggagggaggagggtggggggaggaggcgaTAGAGAAGAGAAGGGCTGGATTcaggccccccaccccctgggaaGCCACCTGTCCTCACTTCCATTTCAGACTAAGCCTCACCCaggctccctcccactctcctcctTCCCAGGTGTTTGCAGATGCCCAGCAGCTGCAGCCTCTGCAGGTGTACCAGGCGCCCCTCAGCCTGGCCACTGTGCCTCATCAGGCCCTGGGCCGCACCCAGTCCTCACCTGCTGCCCCTGGGGGCATGAAGAGCCCCCCGGACCAGCCCACCAAGCACCTCTTCACCACAGGTGAGCCCCACGCCCGCTGTCCTCACATCGTCTGCCAGGGGGCCTGTGCATGGCATCCAGCCTTGGGCATCACTGTCCTCACATCGTCTGCCAGGGGGCCTGTGCATGGCATCCAGCCTTGGGCATCGTGAAGAGATAAGATACAGCCCCTGCCCTGGAGAGATGGCCAGGGCCCCTCAGAGCATCCCGAAGGGAGAGAAAACAGGCCTTGGCCCCCTCCCTCTGCACCACAGCCACCTGTGGTAGTGGTGGCAGCCTCTGCGTCAGTGGGAGGGTGGTGAGTGTCCCTGCCCACTGGGGCAGCGTCTTCTTTCAGGGGCCCATCCCACCACTGCTGAGGGACCACCAGTTTTGCGCCCCCGCCACACGAGCCCTGGAGGCCTAGGTGGAGGGAGCCCACTGTCTCAGCTTGGTCCTGCTGTTCTAGCTCCCTCTCTGCCCTGTGAGGTTAAATGTGAAGCCTCAGTCCATTCCAGAAGCTCTTCCATGTGAAACtgctctgtgctgggctctgAGGGGGCACAGATGCTTGAGGACGGTCCCCACTCACCAGTGGGGTGCGTCGGGGGGTAGAGGGGCAGCACACAGGGGCTGTGACAGCAGGGGAAAGGAGGATGCGCCATGAGGTCAAAATCGATGGGGGTGTCAAGGGCGGCCTGCTGGAGCCTTGAGGAGCAGGGAGGCTTTTGACAGGCGGTGATGGGGGAAAGGAATTTCATGAAAAGAAGAGGGGCAGGTGTGTGGGAGGGCAGCTGGGGTGCCTGTGAG is a window encoding:
- the HDAC5 gene encoding histone deacetylase 5 isoform X6; protein product: MNSPTESADGMPGREPSLEILPRTPLHGLPVAVEVKPVLPGAMPSSMGGGGGGSPSPVELRGALAGPVDPALREQQLQQELLALKQQQQLQKQLLFAEFQKQHDHLTRQHEVQLQKHLKQQQEMLAAKRQQELEQQRQREQQRQEELEKQRLEQQLLILRNKEKSKESAIASTEVKLRLQEFLLSKSKEPTPGGLNHSLPQHPKCWGAHHASLDQSSPPQSGPPGTPPSYKLPLLGPYDSRDDFPLRKTASEPNLKVRSRLKQKVAERRSSPLLRRKDGTVISTFKKRAVEITGAGPGAAAVCNSAPGSGPSSPNSSHSTIAENGFTGSVPNIPTEMLPQHRALPLDSSPNQFSLYTSPSLPNISLGLQATVTVTNSHLTASPKLSTQQEAERQALQSLRQGGALTGKFMSTSSIPSCLLGVALEGDTSPHGHASLLQHVLLLEQARQQSTLIAVPLHGQSPLVTGERVATSMRTVGKLPRHRPLSRTQSSPLPQSPQALQQLVMQQQHQQFLEKQKQQQLQLGKILTKTGELPRQPTTHPEETEEELTEQQEAFLGEGALAIPREGSTESESTQEDLEEEEEEEEEEEGEEEEEEEEEEEEEDCIQVKDEEGESGAEEGPDLEESSAGYKKVFADAQQLQPLQVYQAPLSLATVPHQALGRTQSSPAAPGGMKSPPDQPTKHLFTTGVVYDTFMLKHQCMCGNTHVHPEHAGRIQSIWSRLQETGLLSKCERIRGRKATLDEIQTVHSEYHTLLYGTSPLNRQKLDSKKLLGPISQKMYAMLPCGGIGVDSDTVWNEMHSSSAVRMAVGCLVELAFKVATGELKNGFAIIRPPGHHAEESTAMGFCFFNSVAITTKLLQQKLNVGKVLIVDWDIHHGNGTQQAFYNDPSVLYISLHRYDNGNFFPGSGAPEEVGGGPGVGYNVNVAWTGGVDPPIGDVEYLTAFRTVVMPIAHEFSPDVVLVSAGFDAVEGHLSPLGGYSVTARCFGHLTRQLMTLAGGRVVLALEGGHDLTAICDASEACVSALLSVELQPLDEAVLQQKPNVNAVATLEKVIEIQSKHWSCVQRFAAGLGRSLREAQAGETEEAETVSAMALLSVGAEQAQAAAGREHSPRPAEEPMEQEPAL
- the HDAC5 gene encoding histone deacetylase 5 isoform X4 produces the protein MNSPTESADGMPGREPSLEILPRTPLHGLPVAVEVKPVLPGAMPSSMGGGGGGSPSPVELRGALAGPVDPALREQQLQQELLALKQQQQLQKQLLFAEFQKQHDHLTRQHEVQLQKHLKQQQEMLAAKRQQELEQQRQREQQRQEELEKQRLEQQLLILRNKEKSKESAIASTEVKLRLQEFLLSKSKEPTPGGLNHSLPQHPKCWGAHHASLDQSSPPQSGPPGTPPSYKLPLLGPYDSRDDFPLRKTASEPNLKVRSRLKQKVAERRSSPLLRRKDGTVISTFKKRAVEITGAGPGAAAVCNSAPGSGPSSPNSSHSTIAENGFTGSVPNIPTEMLPQHRALPLDSSPNQFSLYTSPSLPNISLGLQATVTVTNSHLTASPKLSTQQEAERQALQSLRQGGALTGKFMSTSSIPSCLLGVALEGDTSPHGHASLLQHVLLLEQARQQSTLIAVPLHGQSPLVTGERVATSMRTVGKLPRHRPLSRTQSSPLPQSPQALQQLVMQQQHQQFLEKQKQQQLQLGKILTKTGELPRQPTTHPEETEEELTEQQEAFLGEGALAIPREGSTESESTQEDLEEEEEEEEEEEGEEEEEEEEEEEEEDCIQVKDEEGESGAEEGPDLEESSAGYKKVFADAQQLQPLQVYQAPLSLATVPHQALGRTQSSPAAPGGMKSPPDQPTKHLFTTGVVYDTFMLKHQCMCGNTHVHPEHAGRIQSIWSRLQETGLLSKCERIRGRKATLDEIQTVHSEYHTLLYGTSPLNRQKLDSKKLLALFLFPAGPISQKMYAMLPCGGIGVDSDTVWNEMHSSSAVRMAVGCLVELAFKVATGELKNGFAIIRPPGHHAEESTAMGFCFFNSVAITTKLLQQKLNVGKVLIVDWDIHHGNGTQQAFYNDPSVLYISLHRYDNGNFFPGSGAPEEVGGGPGVGYNVNVAWTGGVDPPIGDVEYLTAFRTVVMPIAHEFSPDVVLVSAGFDAVEGHLSPLGGYSVTARCFGHLTRQLMTLAGGRVVLALEGGHDLTAICDASEACVSALLSVELQPLDEAVLQQKPNVNAVATLEKVIEIQSKHWSCVQRFAAGLGRSLREAQAGETEEAETVSAMALLSVGAEQAQAAAGREHSPRPAEEPMEQEPAL
- the HDAC5 gene encoding histone deacetylase 5 isoform X5, giving the protein MNSPTESDGMPGREPSLEILPRTPLHGLPVAVEVKPVLPGAMPSSMGGGGGGSPSPVELRGALAGPVDPALREQQLQQELLALKQQQQLQKQLLFAEFQKQHDHLTRQHEVQLQKHLKQQQEMLAAKRQQELEQQRQREQQRQEELEKQRLEQQLLILRNKEKSKESAIASTEVKLRLQEFLLSKSKEPTPGGLNHSLPQHPKCWGAHHASLDQSSPPQSGPPGTPPSYKLPLLGPYDSRDDFPLRKTASEPNLKVRSRLKQKVAERRSSPLLRRKDGTVISTFKKRAVEITGAGPGAAAVCNSAPGSGPSSPNSSHSTIAENGFTGSVPNIPTEMLPQHRALPLDSSPNQFSLYTSPSLPNISLGLQATVTVTNSHLTASPKLSTQQEAERQALQSLRQGGALTGKFMSTSSIPSCLLGVALEGDTSPHGHASLLQHVLLLEQARQQSTLIAVPLHGQSPLVTGERVATSMRTVGKLPRHRPLSRTQSSPLPQSPQALQQLVMQQQHQQFLEKQKQQQLQLGKILTKTGELPRQPTTHPEETEEELTEQQEAFLGEGALAIPREGSTESESTQEDLEEEEEEEEEEEGEEEEEEEEEEEEEDCIQVKDEEGESGAEEGPDLEESSAGYKKVFADAQQLQPLQVYQAPLSLATVPHQALGRTQSSPAAPGGMKSPPDQPTKHLFTTGVVYDTFMLKHQCMCGNTHVHPEHAGRIQSIWSRLQETGLLSKCERIRGRKATLDEIQTVHSEYHTLLYGTSPLNRQKLDSKKLLALFLFPAGPISQKMYAMLPCGGIGVDSDTVWNEMHSSSAVRMAVGCLVELAFKVATGELKNGFAIIRPPGHHAEESTAMGFCFFNSVAITTKLLQQKLNVGKVLIVDWDIHHGNGTQQAFYNDPSVLYISLHRYDNGNFFPGSGAPEEVGGGPGVGYNVNVAWTGGVDPPIGDVEYLTAFRTVVMPIAHEFSPDVVLVSAGFDAVEGHLSPLGGYSVTARCFGHLTRQLMTLAGGRVVLALEGGHDLTAICDASEACVSALLSVELQPLDEAVLQQKPNVNAVATLEKVIEIQSKHWSCVQRFAAGLGRSLREAQAGETEEAETVSAMALLSVGAEQAQAAAGREHSPRPAEEPMEQEPAL
- the HDAC5 gene encoding histone deacetylase 5 isoform X2 produces the protein MLLVPKAQGLVEMLQTIYETESCFSADGMPGREPSLEILPRTPLHGLPVAVEVKPVLPGAMPSSMGGGGGGSPSPVELRGALAGPVDPALREQQLQQELLALKQQQQLQKQLLFAEFQKQHDHLTRQHEVQLQKHLKQQQEMLAAKRQQELEQQRQREQQRQEELEKQRLEQQLLILRNKEKSKESAIASTEVKLRLQEFLLSKSKEPTPGGLNHSLPQHPKCWGAHHASLDQSSPPQSGPPGTPPSYKLPLLGPYDSRDDFPLRKTASEPNLKVRSRLKQKVAERRSSPLLRRKDGTVISTFKKRAVEITGAGPGAAAVCNSAPGSGPSSPNSSHSTIAENGFTGSVPNIPTEMLPQHRALPLDSSPNQFSLYTSPSLPNISLGLQATVTVTNSHLTASPKLSTQQEAERQALQSLRQGGALTGKFMSTSSIPSCLLGVALEGDTSPHGHASLLQHVLLLEQARQQSTLIAVPLHGQSPLVTGERVATSMRTVGKLPRHRPLSRTQSSPLPQSPQALQQLVMQQQHQQFLEKQKQQQLQLGKILTKTGELPRQPTTHPEETEEELTEQQEAFLGEGALAIPREGSTESESTQEDLEEEEEEEEEEEGEEEEEEEEEEEEEDCIQVKDEEGESGAEEGPDLEESSAGYKKVFADAQQLQPLQVYQAPLSLATVPHQALGRTQSSPAAPGGMKSPPDQPTKHLFTTGVVYDTFMLKHQCMCGNTHVHPEHAGRIQSIWSRLQETGLLSKCERIRGRKATLDEIQTVHSEYHTLLYGTSPLNRQKLDSKKLLGPISQKMYAMLPCGGIGVDSDTVWNEMHSSSAVRMAVGCLVELAFKVATGELKNGFAIIRPPGHHAEESTAMGFCFFNSVAITTKLLQQKLNVGKVLIVDWDIHHGNGTQQAFYNDPSVLYISLHRYDNGNFFPGSGAPEEVGGGPGVGYNVNVAWTGGVDPPIGDVEYLTAFRTVVMPIAHEFSPDVVLVSAGFDAVEGHLSPLGGYSVTARCFGHLTRQLMTLAGGRVVLALEGGHDLTAICDASEACVSALLSVELQPLDEAVLQQKPNVNAVATLEKVIEIQSKHWSCVQRFAAGLGRSLREAQAGETEEAETVSAMALLSVGAEQAQAAAGREHSPRPAEEPMEQEPAL
- the HDAC5 gene encoding histone deacetylase 5 isoform X8 — translated: MNSPTESVEVKPVLPGAMPSSMGGGGGGSPSPVELRGALAGPVDPALREQQLQQELLALKQQQQLQKQLLFAEFQKQHDHLTRQHEVQLQKHLKQQQEMLAAKRQQELEQQRQREQQRQEELEKQRLEQQLLILRNKEKSKESAIASTEVKLRLQEFLLSKSKEPTPGGLNHSLPQHPKCWGAHHASLDQSSPPQSGPPGTPPSYKLPLLGPYDSRDDFPLRKTASEPNLKVRSRLKQKVAERRSSPLLRRKDGTVISTFKKRAVEITGAGPGAAAVCNSAPGSGPSSPNSSHSTIAENGFTGSVPNIPTEMLPQHRALPLDSSPNQFSLYTSPSLPNISLGLQATVTVTNSHLTASPKLSTQQEAERQALQSLRQGGALTGKFMSTSSIPSCLLGVALEGDTSPHGHASLLQHVLLLEQARQQSTLIAVPLHGQSPLVTGERVATSMRTVGKLPRHRPLSRTQSSPLPQSPQALQQLVMQQQHQQFLEKQKQQQLQLGKILTKTGELPRQPTTHPEETEEELTEQQEAFLGEGALAIPREGSTESESTQEDLEEEEEEEEEEEGEEEEEEEEEEEEEDCIQVKDEEGESGAEEGPDLEESSAGYKKVFADAQQLQPLQVYQAPLSLATVPHQALGRTQSSPAAPGGMKSPPDQPTKHLFTTGVVYDTFMLKHQCMCGNTHVHPEHAGRIQSIWSRLQETGLLSKCERIRGRKATLDEIQTVHSEYHTLLYGTSPLNRQKLDSKKLLALFLFPAGPISQKMYAMLPCGGIGVDSDTVWNEMHSSSAVRMAVGCLVELAFKVATGELKNGFAIIRPPGHHAEESTAMGFCFFNSVAITTKLLQQKLNVGKVLIVDWDIHHGNGTQQAFYNDPSVLYISLHRYDNGNFFPGSGAPEEVGGGPGVGYNVNVAWTGGVDPPIGDVEYLTAFRTVVMPIAHEFSPDVVLVSAGFDAVEGHLSPLGGYSVTARCFGHLTRQLMTLAGGRVVLALEGGHDLTAICDASEACVSALLSVELQPLDEAVLQQKPNVNAVATLEKVIEIQSKHWSCVQRFAAGLGRSLREAQAGETEEAETVSAMALLSVGAEQAQAAAGREHSPRPAEEPMEQEPAL
- the HDAC5 gene encoding histone deacetylase 5 isoform X7 codes for the protein MNSPTESDGMPGREPSLEILPRTPLHGLPVAVEVKPVLPGAMPSSMGGGGGGSPSPVELRGALAGPVDPALREQQLQQELLALKQQQQLQKQLLFAEFQKQHDHLTRQHEVQLQKHLKQQQEMLAAKRQQELEQQRQREQQRQEELEKQRLEQQLLILRNKEKSKESAIASTEVKLRLQEFLLSKSKEPTPGGLNHSLPQHPKCWGAHHASLDQSSPPQSGPPGTPPSYKLPLLGPYDSRDDFPLRKTASEPNLKVRSRLKQKVAERRSSPLLRRKDGTVISTFKKRAVEITGAGPGAAAVCNSAPGSGPSSPNSSHSTIAENGFTGSVPNIPTEMLPQHRALPLDSSPNQFSLYTSPSLPNISLGLQATVTVTNSHLTASPKLSTQQEAERQALQSLRQGGALTGKFMSTSSIPSCLLGVALEGDTSPHGHASLLQHVLLLEQARQQSTLIAVPLHGQSPLVTGERVATSMRTVGKLPRHRPLSRTQSSPLPQSPQALQQLVMQQQHQQFLEKQKQQQLQLGKILTKTGELPRQPTTHPEETEEELTEQQEAFLGEGALAIPREGSTESESTQEDLEEEEEEEEEEEGEEEEEEEEEEEEEDCIQVKDEEGESGAEEGPDLEESSAGYKKVFADAQQLQPLQVYQAPLSLATVPHQALGRTQSSPAAPGGMKSPPDQPTKHLFTTGVVYDTFMLKHQCMCGNTHVHPEHAGRIQSIWSRLQETGLLSKCERIRGRKATLDEIQTVHSEYHTLLYGTSPLNRQKLDSKKLLGPISQKMYAMLPCGGIGVDSDTVWNEMHSSSAVRMAVGCLVELAFKVATGELKNGFAIIRPPGHHAEESTAMGFCFFNSVAITTKLLQQKLNVGKVLIVDWDIHHGNGTQQAFYNDPSVLYISLHRYDNGNFFPGSGAPEEVGGGPGVGYNVNVAWTGGVDPPIGDVEYLTAFRTVVMPIAHEFSPDVVLVSAGFDAVEGHLSPLGGYSVTARCFGHLTRQLMTLAGGRVVLALEGGHDLTAICDASEACVSALLSVELQPLDEAVLQQKPNVNAVATLEKVIEIQSKHWSCVQRFAAGLGRSLREAQAGETEEAETVSAMALLSVGAEQAQAAAGREHSPRPAEEPMEQEPAL